One segment of Ureibacillus thermophilus DNA contains the following:
- a CDS encoding UPF0489 family protein, which yields MKTKVTWREDDKWKVVFPEQKIFLMKHHNWAFVAWDLARDKGWIQNNATLFHVDQHLDAANDGAMVPGLLQAKGLKELSSLTESKLGNETIVGIDNFIWAGFARETIQTIVYVSPEDQDGLFDQESHSLYLQKHLPKKRIEKLWGIHWDSIEMLEFAKEMNLMNSYTEGHSLILDLDLDFFAFQSKTESGHTCYILKDTEEIRRDLRFLREMYSWDVITVALSPEHWYIGGPDNAEYVLKLFLEEFQVDLSQGRDWSVLEENL from the coding sequence GTGAAAACAAAAGTGACTTGGAGAGAGGACGATAAATGGAAAGTTGTGTTTCCAGAGCAAAAAATTTTTCTAATGAAACACCATAATTGGGCATTTGTTGCATGGGATTTAGCTCGTGACAAGGGGTGGATTCAAAACAATGCAACGCTATTTCATGTTGACCAGCACCTCGATGCTGCAAACGATGGAGCAATGGTTCCAGGGCTGTTACAAGCTAAGGGATTAAAGGAACTGTCATCTCTAACGGAAAGTAAATTAGGGAATGAAACAATTGTAGGAATAGATAACTTCATATGGGCTGGTTTTGCAAGAGAAACAATCCAAACAATAGTTTATGTTTCTCCAGAAGATCAAGATGGGTTATTCGATCAAGAGTCTCACTCACTTTACCTGCAAAAACATCTCCCCAAAAAACGGATAGAGAAACTTTGGGGGATTCATTGGGATTCAATAGAGATGCTAGAGTTTGCTAAGGAGATGAATCTCATGAACTCATATACAGAAGGACATTCCTTAATCTTAGACCTGGATTTGGACTTCTTTGCGTTCCAAAGTAAAACTGAATCTGGACATACTTGCTACATTTTAAAGGATACAGAGGAAATACGAAGGGACTTGCGTTTCCTGAGAGAAATGTATTCATGGGATGTCATTACTGTTGCTCTCTCTCCTGAACATTGGTATATTGGCGGGCCAGATAATGCAGAATATGTCTTAAAACTATTCCTTGAAGAGTTCCAAGTTGACCTCTCACAAGGTAGGGATTGGTCCGTTTTAGAAGAAAATTTATAA
- a CDS encoding Eco57I restriction-modification methylase domain-containing protein — MNIYDIEKERLNVQHKIDESKSMVERNKLGQYATPPGLASEIVDFVLTIRKKMGKKDEVIRFLEPAIGTGSFYSALLQKIDNEQVEIALGIEKDEEIVNYSQNLWRGWNLDIRNGDFTQEVNSKDLFNLLITNPPYVRHHHLDKDYKELLKNAVKEQLDLNISGLAGLYCYFILLSHKWLENDSIAAWLIPSEFMDVNYGRVIRSYLTEKVTVTHIHKYDPKDLRFDDALVTSSVVVYQKKTPCDLDMVTFSFGGSPKKPLITKTVSIGELKKIDKWTVFLTPNSTEENNKEDQTYSILSEFFDIKRGIATGNNEFFILSKDDAVQKGIPFECLRPILPPPRILKNDIIESGENGYPLLNENLVVIDCDLPEEIIQERYPDFWEYLQKGKELGVANGYLTSKRKIWYSQEKRQPAPFLCTYMGRGEGDSNPFRFIWNKSQAIATNVFLLLYPKGSLKKALNNDPLLYEAVFNALQSIGHEQFIKAGREYGGGLKKVEPKELGKISAKKLARIMGVQESEQPQQLTLLL; from the coding sequence ATGAACATCTATGACATTGAAAAGGAAAGATTAAACGTACAACATAAGATTGATGAATCCAAGAGTATGGTCGAAAGAAACAAGCTAGGTCAATACGCCACTCCGCCAGGATTAGCTTCTGAAATTGTCGATTTTGTATTAACTATTCGAAAAAAAATGGGTAAGAAAGATGAAGTCATAAGATTTCTTGAACCTGCAATTGGTACAGGTTCCTTTTATTCAGCTTTGTTGCAAAAGATTGATAATGAGCAAGTTGAAATTGCACTCGGAATTGAAAAAGATGAAGAAATAGTAAATTATTCTCAAAACCTTTGGAGGGGATGGAACCTCGACATAAGAAATGGCGATTTTACACAGGAGGTTAATTCAAAGGACTTATTCAACTTACTTATTACAAATCCACCTTATGTAAGGCATCATCACTTGGATAAAGATTACAAAGAGCTATTAAAGAATGCGGTTAAGGAACAATTGGATCTAAACATAAGCGGATTGGCAGGCTTGTACTGTTACTTTATACTGCTCTCCCATAAATGGTTGGAAAATGATTCAATTGCTGCTTGGTTAATACCTTCCGAGTTTATGGATGTAAATTATGGAAGAGTGATAAGAAGTTATCTAACAGAAAAAGTTACAGTAACTCATATTCATAAATACGACCCAAAAGACTTACGATTTGATGATGCACTTGTGACATCGTCGGTGGTAGTGTACCAAAAGAAAACTCCTTGTGATTTAGATATGGTAACTTTCTCCTTTGGTGGAAGCCCTAAGAAACCACTCATTACTAAAACCGTAAGCATTGGTGAGTTGAAGAAGATTGATAAGTGGACAGTATTTTTAACACCGAACTCCACCGAGGAAAACAACAAAGAAGACCAGACTTATTCAATTCTATCGGAGTTCTTTGATATTAAACGAGGTATCGCAACTGGAAACAATGAGTTCTTCATCCTAAGTAAAGATGACGCCGTACAAAAGGGAATTCCATTCGAATGCTTACGTCCGATTCTCCCACCCCCTAGAATTCTTAAAAATGACATTATCGAAAGCGGAGAAAACGGATATCCATTACTTAACGAAAATTTAGTTGTGATTGATTGTGACCTTCCAGAAGAGATAATACAAGAAAGATATCCTGATTTTTGGGAGTACCTGCAAAAGGGAAAGGAATTAGGAGTTGCTAACGGTTATCTAACAAGTAAGCGTAAGATATGGTATAGCCAAGAGAAAAGGCAACCAGCCCCCTTCTTATGTACTTATATGGGAAGGGGAGAAGGCGATTCAAATCCATTTAGATTTATCTGGAATAAATCCCAGGCTATCGCTACTAACGTATTCTTATTATTGTATCCAAAAGGTTCCTTGAAGAAGGCGCTAAATAACGATCCATTATTGTACGAAGCTGTTTTTAATGCACTACAAAGTATTGGACATGAGCAATTTATTAAAGCGGGACGAGAATATGGGGGAGGACTAAAAAAAGTTGAACCTAAAGAATTAGGAAAGATATCTGCAAAGAAATTAGCTAGAATTATGGGTGTACAAGAGTCGGAACAACCTCAACAGCTTACTTTATTACTGTAA
- a CDS encoding XamI family restriction endonuclease, whose translation MINADKPFLWKKDVAQSVDLYNKWFMEFAPEAYRVTRIETTKQVEQGLKILEDLTNISPEKIKQHPSIVSVLRMCTSPPIARDRLTGLAYANGSIVKTLEEGKLPKRMKKEELERNLTAICGVIIKLLDKDIFTWLAEGKKPNNEERYRASSIVADRLCGSVADPIIKNAQEQRQLKLIDDFLQKRGYVKLIHPSDKPITEMKKGTYSFRMNIPVILENDNDKKVNIPIDVVIQRKNAKDVEYPILIECKSAGDFTNTNKRRKEEATKIRQLQATYGKEIKLILFLCGYFDSGYLGYEAAEGLDWVWEHRIEDMDKLGL comes from the coding sequence TATACAATAAATGGTTTATGGAATTTGCTCCAGAAGCATACAGAGTAACCAGAATTGAAACAACAAAACAGGTTGAACAAGGATTGAAAATTCTTGAAGACCTGACTAACATAAGTCCAGAAAAAATTAAACAACATCCTTCGATAGTATCTGTCCTTAGAATGTGTACATCACCGCCTATTGCAAGGGACAGATTAACTGGATTAGCGTATGCAAACGGTTCTATTGTCAAGACTTTGGAAGAAGGAAAGTTACCGAAAAGAATGAAAAAAGAGGAATTAGAACGTAATTTAACAGCAATTTGCGGTGTTATAATTAAATTACTAGATAAAGATATATTTACATGGCTTGCAGAGGGAAAAAAACCCAATAATGAAGAACGCTATCGTGCTTCAAGCATTGTAGCTGACCGTCTTTGTGGTTCGGTAGCTGACCCGATTATCAAAAATGCTCAAGAACAACGCCAACTTAAATTGATTGATGATTTTCTTCAGAAACGTGGTTACGTTAAGTTGATTCACCCGAGTGATAAACCTATTACAGAGATGAAAAAGGGAACGTATAGTTTTAGAATGAATATACCTGTCATATTAGAGAATGATAATGATAAAAAGGTTAATATTCCCATTGATGTAGTTATTCAGAGGAAAAACGCTAAAGACGTTGAATATCCAATTCTTATTGAGTGTAAATCAGCAGGCGACTTCACTAATACTAACAAAAGGAGAAAAGAAGAAGCCACAAAAATACGGCAGTTACAGGCTACATACGGTAAGGAGATTAAACTTATATTGTTTCTGTGTGGATATTTTGATTCAGGATATTTAGGATATGAAGCAGCTGAGGGATTGGATTGGGTTTGGGAACATCGAATTGAAGATATGGATAAATTGGGGTTGTAG